The Acidimicrobiales bacterium genome window below encodes:
- a CDS encoding DUF222 domain-containing protein: MSDEWRWSPSQPSARGVDFDAVVEAAPGELSEEELRQLLVQADRVRARLDAAVAGLAGAFDGRAAWAADGARGPAPWLAARTQTSASSWRGELRLARALRDMPLVEAAAREGRLSRDKVKALVWARQPDLADVFAWCEEQLVREVEAPTVAGAWRYVRRWVLSMRELMERNEPDGAEPTDGEGRSKVVLSPALEGRWFGSLDLSPEDGEIVATAVDLQIQALWDRQVFRADDDLTVPERRAIAFVEVLRRGTRGGAEDSTARPLVLGIVSLSDLGCRSRRREVADEVEDGAGSAGRPPAGDGPFDASSRAPADLADPGEMAMPFAELSRSGPVDLEVLRRLACEGDVAPVIIGEDGVPLAMGRHIRLANRHQRRALRVRDGYCAFAGCSVPASQCIVHHLTAWEDGGPTDLVNLCLLCRFHHRSVHEGRFRIGWDRGVLVTFRPDGTPILDTRPDWPGPLHRHRLPLPEGISPAPRHRSATRREVEASDPDALHLHHLARTRIDALIAEARTRRHAVSARTLAPMSPRKPP, encoded by the coding sequence ATGTCCGATGAGTGGCGGTGGTCGCCCTCTCAGCCTTCTGCCCGCGGGGTCGATTTCGACGCCGTTGTCGAGGCCGCGCCCGGGGAGCTGAGCGAGGAGGAGCTGCGCCAGCTGTTGGTGCAGGCCGACCGGGTGCGGGCCCGTTTGGACGCAGCGGTGGCGGGGTTGGCCGGGGCGTTCGACGGGCGGGCGGCGTGGGCCGCGGACGGGGCCCGAGGGCCGGCACCGTGGCTGGCGGCCCGGACTCAGACGTCGGCCTCGTCTTGGCGGGGTGAGCTGCGCCTGGCCCGGGCCCTGCGGGACATGCCGCTGGTGGAGGCGGCGGCCCGGGAGGGGCGCCTGAGCCGTGACAAGGTCAAGGCCCTGGTGTGGGCTCGGCAGCCCGACCTGGCGGACGTCTTCGCCTGGTGCGAGGAGCAGCTCGTCCGGGAGGTGGAGGCGCCCACGGTGGCGGGGGCGTGGCGTTACGTGCGTCGGTGGGTGCTCTCGATGCGGGAGCTGATGGAGCGCAACGAGCCGGACGGCGCCGAACCCACCGACGGCGAAGGCCGATCGAAGGTGGTGCTGTCCCCGGCGCTCGAGGGCCGCTGGTTCGGCTCGCTCGACCTCTCACCGGAGGACGGTGAGATCGTGGCCACCGCGGTCGACCTCCAGATCCAGGCCCTCTGGGACCGGCAGGTGTTCCGGGCCGACGACGACCTCACTGTGCCGGAGCGCCGAGCCATCGCTTTCGTGGAGGTGTTGCGCCGCGGCACCCGCGGTGGGGCCGAGGACAGCACCGCCCGGCCGCTCGTGCTCGGCATCGTGAGCCTGAGCGACCTCGGCTGCCGATCACGTCGTCGTGAGGTGGCCGACGAGGTCGAGGATGGTGCCGGCTCGGCTGGTCGCCCGCCGGCTGGCGACGGGCCTTTTGACGCCTCCTCTCGCGCGCCAGCTGACCTTGCCGACCCCGGCGAGATGGCCATGCCCTTCGCGGAGCTGTCGCGGTCGGGGCCGGTCGATCTCGAGGTGTTGCGCCGGTTGGCCTGCGAGGGCGATGTGGCTCCGGTGATCATCGGTGAGGATGGCGTGCCGCTGGCGATGGGCCGGCACATCCGCCTGGCCAACCGCCACCAGCGACGGGCTCTCCGGGTCCGGGACGGGTACTGCGCGTTCGCCGGCTGCTCCGTCCCCGCCTCGCAGTGCATCGTCCACCACCTGACCGCCTGGGAGGACGGCGGCCCCACGGACCTGGTGAACCTGTGCCTGCTGTGTCGCTTCCACCATCGGTCGGTCCACGAAGGCCGGTTCCGCATCGGATGGGACCGCGGTGTCCTGGTCACCTTCCGGCCCGACGGCACGCCCATCCTCGACACCCGGCCCGATTGGCCGGGCCCGCTGCACCGCCACCGGCTTCCTCTGCCGGAGGGTATCTCTCCCGCGCCGCGACACCGGAGTGCGACTCGACGGGAGGTGGAGGCGTCCGACCCGGATGCCCTGCACCTCCATCACCTGGCCCGGACTCGCATCGATGCCCTCATCGCTGAGGCCCGTACCCGACGCCACGCCGTGTCGGCCCGAACGCTCGCACCCATGAGCCCTCGAAAGCCCCCCTGA
- a CDS encoding 2-oxoglutarate and iron-dependent oxygenase domain-containing protein — protein sequence MEGLPVIDVAALVAPGTDPEDRRAVGRELDAACRRHGFFIAAGHGVDPTLQDRMDAAARAFFARPEAEKAGVAMTRGGRAWRGWFPVRGELTSGVADHKEGLYLGIELPDDDPRVRAGLPLHGPNLWPAQPSDLRPAVEAWTEAMTRLGHVLMGGLALGLGLDRDWFARHLTGDPVTLFRIFHYPPVPPPAEGWGVAEHTDYGLLTVLAQDHHGGLQVRAPEGGWIDVPAEPGALICNIGDMLDRLTGGRYRSTPHRVRPSVGPGGRLSFPFFFDPGWDAEVEPLPLVGEVPPDDAAHRWDGTSLQHLHGTYGDYLTAKVAKVFPDLAKDVI from the coding sequence GTGGAGGGCCTCCCGGTCATCGACGTGGCCGCCCTGGTGGCGCCGGGCACCGATCCCGAGGACCGCCGGGCCGTGGGTCGGGAGCTGGACGCCGCCTGTCGGCGCCACGGCTTCTTCATCGCCGCCGGCCACGGTGTGGACCCCACCCTCCAGGACCGCATGGATGCCGCGGCCCGGGCCTTCTTCGCTCGCCCCGAGGCCGAGAAGGCCGGGGTGGCCATGACCCGGGGGGGCCGGGCCTGGCGGGGCTGGTTCCCGGTGCGGGGCGAGCTGACCTCCGGGGTGGCCGATCACAAGGAGGGCCTGTACCTGGGCATCGAGCTGCCCGACGACGACCCCCGGGTGCGGGCCGGGCTCCCGCTCCACGGCCCCAACCTGTGGCCGGCCCAGCCGTCTGACCTGCGCCCGGCGGTGGAGGCCTGGACGGAGGCCATGACCCGGCTGGGCCACGTGCTCATGGGCGGCCTGGCCCTGGGGCTGGGCCTGGACCGGGACTGGTTCGCCCGCCACCTCACCGGTGACCCGGTGACCCTGTTCCGCATCTTCCACTACCCGCCGGTGCCGCCCCCGGCCGAGGGGTGGGGCGTGGCCGAGCACACCGACTACGGGCTGCTGACCGTCCTGGCCCAGGACCACCACGGTGGCCTCCAGGTGCGGGCGCCCGAGGGCGGGTGGATCGACGTGCCGGCCGAGCCCGGGGCCCTGATCTGCAACATCGGCGACATGCTCGATCGCCTCACCGGCGGCCGCTACCGCTCCACCCCCCACCGGGTGCGGCCGTCGGTCGGTCCCGGCGGGCGCCTGTCGTTCCCGTTCTTCTTCGACCCGGGCTGGGACGCCGAGGTCGAGCCCCTGCCCCTGGTGGGCGAGGTCCCGCCGGATGACGCCGCCCACCGGTGGGACGGCACCAGCCTCCAGCACCTGCACGGCACCTACGGCGACTACCTCACCGCCAAGGTGGCCAAGGTCTTCCCCGACCTGGCCAAGGACGTGATCTGA
- the trpA gene encoding tryptophan synthase subunit alpha: MKAADGFLESHLRARRDGGRKLLVPYITGGIDPRWIDLVRAAADAGADAIEVGIPFSDPVMDGPTIQAASERALDQGATPGSILDDVAGADVDVPLVVMTYFNIAFRVGVERFAAEAREAGISGMILPDVPMEEMGEWEPAARAAGLETVMLASPLTPEARLPVLTGRSQGFVYGVNLLGVTGERAAIGDHAASLGARLKAVTDLPAIMGFGVSTPDQAAAVAAHADGVVVGSALMRRVLDGEGPLRVGQAVADLRAGLDGG, encoded by the coding sequence TTGAAAGCCGCCGACGGCTTCCTGGAGAGCCACCTGCGGGCCCGCCGCGACGGCGGGCGCAAGCTGCTCGTCCCCTACATCACCGGCGGCATCGACCCCCGCTGGATCGACCTGGTGCGGGCCGCGGCCGATGCCGGGGCCGACGCCATCGAGGTCGGCATCCCGTTCAGTGACCCGGTCATGGACGGGCCCACCATCCAGGCCGCCTCGGAGCGGGCCCTGGACCAGGGGGCCACCCCGGGGTCGATCCTGGACGACGTGGCCGGGGCCGACGTGGACGTGCCCCTGGTGGTCATGACCTACTTCAACATCGCCTTCCGGGTGGGGGTGGAGCGCTTCGCGGCCGAGGCCCGGGAGGCCGGCATCTCGGGGATGATCCTGCCCGACGTGCCCATGGAGGAGATGGGGGAGTGGGAGCCGGCGGCCCGGGCTGCCGGCCTGGAGACGGTCATGTTGGCCAGCCCCCTCACCCCCGAGGCCCGGCTGCCGGTGCTGACCGGGCGATCGCAGGGCTTCGTGTACGGCGTGAACCTGCTGGGGGTCACCGGTGAGCGGGCCGCCATCGGCGACCACGCCGCCTCCCTGGGCGCCCGGCTGAAGGCGGTCACCGACCTGCCGGCCATCATGGGCTTCGGCGTTTCCACCCCGGACCAGGCCGCGGCGGTGGCCGCCCACGCCGACGGCGTGGTGGTGGGCTCGGCCCTCATGCGCCGGGTCCTGGACGGCGAGGGCCCCCTGCGGGTGGGCCAGGCCGTGGCCGACCTGCGGGCCGGCCTCGACGGGGGCTGA
- the trpB gene encoding tryptophan synthase subunit beta, whose amino-acid sequence MSETASAMAEPDGAGRFGRFGGRFVPETLIPALAELEEGFREAWADPAFRARLDGLLKDYAGRPSPLTECERLSERLGLRLLLKREDLNHTGSHKINNVLGQALLAQRMGKERVIAETGAGQHGVATATAAALLGQECLVYMGEVDMERQALNVFRMRLLGAEVRPAMTGSRTLKDAVNEAMRDWVATVETTHYCLGSVMGPHPYPWMVRELHRVLGAEAREQCRALTGADPDVAVACVGGGSNAAGLFSGFADVPTRLVGAEPAGGAAVGRGVPGVVHGSKSFLLQDEWGQVTEAESISAGLDYPGVGPEHAHLADVGRAEYAAVTDEEVVDAFVTLSRLEGIIPALESAHALAWVIRERESLAGQTVLVNLSGRGDKDVEQVSRLLGPAAGADRGLR is encoded by the coding sequence ATGTCGGAGACCGCATCAGCGATGGCCGAGCCCGACGGCGCCGGGCGCTTCGGGCGCTTCGGCGGGCGCTTCGTGCCCGAGACCCTCATCCCGGCCCTGGCCGAGCTGGAGGAGGGCTTCCGGGAGGCCTGGGCCGACCCCGCCTTCCGGGCCCGCCTCGACGGCCTGCTCAAGGACTACGCCGGCCGCCCCTCGCCCCTCACCGAGTGCGAGCGCCTGTCCGAGCGGCTGGGCCTGCGGCTACTGCTCAAACGGGAGGACCTGAACCACACCGGCTCCCACAAGATCAACAACGTGCTGGGCCAGGCCCTGCTGGCCCAGCGCATGGGCAAGGAGCGGGTCATCGCCGAGACCGGGGCCGGCCAGCACGGCGTGGCCACCGCCACCGCCGCCGCCCTGCTGGGCCAGGAGTGCCTGGTCTACATGGGCGAGGTCGACATGGAGCGCCAGGCCCTCAACGTGTTCCGCATGCGCCTCCTGGGCGCCGAGGTGCGTCCGGCCATGACCGGCAGCCGCACCCTGAAGGACGCGGTGAACGAGGCCATGCGGGACTGGGTGGCCACCGTGGAGACCACCCACTACTGCCTGGGCTCGGTCATGGGCCCCCACCCGTACCCGTGGATGGTGCGGGAGCTGCACCGGGTGCTGGGCGCCGAGGCCCGCGAGCAGTGCCGGGCCCTGACCGGGGCCGACCCCGACGTGGCCGTGGCCTGCGTGGGCGGCGGGTCCAACGCCGCCGGCCTGTTCAGCGGCTTCGCCGATGTGCCCACCCGCCTGGTGGGGGCCGAGCCGGCCGGGGGGGCGGCCGTGGGCCGGGGGGTGCCCGGCGTGGTCCACGGCTCCAAGTCGTTCCTGCTCCAGGACGAGTGGGGCCAGGTCACCGAGGCCGAGTCCATCTCGGCCGGCCTCGACTACCCGGGGGTGGGCCCCGAGCACGCCCACCTGGCCGACGTGGGGCGGGCCGAGTACGCCGCCGTCACCGACGAGGAGGTGGTCGACGCCTTCGTCACCCTCAGCCGGCTGGAGGGGATCATCCCGGCCCTGGAGTCGGCCCACGCCCTGGCCTGGGTCATCCGCGAGCGCGAGTCCCTGGCCGGCCAGACCGTGCTGGTCAACCTGTCGGGCCGGGGCGACAAGGACGTCGAGCAGGTGTCGCGCCTGCTGGGCCCGGCCGCCGGCGCCGATCGGGGCCTGCGTTGA
- a CDS encoding phosphoribosylanthranilate isomerase, producing the protein MFVKICGITCEEDGLLAVAMDADAVGFIFAPSPRQIAPVVARDIVRRLPSDIITVGVFRDEAPERVVDIVHSAGLRAAQLSGHESAEATRFVAERVPLVIKAVTAGSPQMTRAADYGTEVLMVDGARPGSGEAWDLELLDGLPPGQKVLLAGGLRPETVAAAVEQVRPWGVDVASGVERQGGAPGRKDPRKVRMFVANARAAAPAWEPEADDTPYDWTEDT; encoded by the coding sequence GTGTTCGTCAAGATCTGCGGGATCACCTGCGAGGAGGACGGCCTGCTGGCCGTGGCCATGGACGCCGACGCCGTGGGCTTCATCTTCGCCCCCTCGCCCCGCCAGATCGCCCCCGTGGTGGCCCGCGACATCGTCCGGCGCCTGCCCTCGGACATCATCACCGTGGGCGTGTTCCGCGACGAGGCGCCGGAGCGGGTGGTCGACATCGTCCACTCGGCCGGGCTGCGGGCCGCCCAGCTCAGCGGGCACGAGTCGGCCGAGGCCACCCGGTTCGTGGCCGAGCGGGTGCCGCTGGTCATCAAGGCCGTCACCGCCGGCTCGCCCCAGATGACCCGGGCCGCCGACTATGGGACCGAGGTGCTCATGGTCGACGGGGCCCGGCCCGGCAGCGGCGAGGCCTGGGACCTGGAGCTGCTCGACGGCCTGCCCCCGGGCCAGAAGGTGCTGCTGGCCGGGGGCCTGCGGCCCGAGACGGTGGCCGCCGCGGTGGAGCAGGTGCGCCCCTGGGGGGTGGACGTGGCCTCCGGGGTCGAGCGCCAGGGCGGCGCCCCGGGCCGCAAGGACCCCCGCAAGGTGCGCATGTTCGTGGCCAACGCCCGGGCCGCGGCCCCGGCCTGGGAGCCCGAGGCCGACGACACGCCCTACGACTGGACCGAGGACACCTGA
- the trpC gene encoding indole-3-glycerol phosphate synthase TrpC — MATYLDHIVAAHRQAAAADGRRPAAVREAAERAAEDGPARGFRAALAADHTAGHLAVVAEIKRRSPSKGDLAADLVAGRVAEAYAEGGAAALSVLTDTEFFGGSPGDLREARSACEQPVLRKDFTVVEADVYDARAMGADAVLLIVAALDDRELADFRALGAELGLDVLVEAHDEREVERALEAGADLVGVNQRDLATFEVDTARAVRVAPEIPDGVVRVAESGVRGPDDARVLAAAGYHAVLVGESLVTDGDRAAAVAALRAARAPAPG, encoded by the coding sequence GTGGCCACCTACCTCGACCACATCGTGGCCGCCCACCGCCAGGCCGCCGCCGCCGACGGGCGCCGGCCCGCCGCCGTGCGGGAGGCGGCCGAGCGGGCCGCGGAGGACGGGCCGGCCCGGGGCTTCCGGGCCGCCCTGGCCGCCGACCACACCGCCGGCCACCTGGCCGTGGTGGCCGAGATCAAGCGGCGCTCGCCCTCCAAGGGCGACCTGGCCGCCGACCTGGTGGCGGGCCGGGTGGCCGAGGCCTACGCCGAGGGCGGGGCCGCCGCCCTGTCGGTGCTGACCGACACAGAGTTCTTCGGCGGCTCGCCCGGCGACCTCCGGGAGGCCCGCTCGGCCTGCGAGCAGCCGGTGCTGCGCAAGGACTTCACCGTGGTCGAGGCCGACGTCTACGACGCGCGGGCCATGGGGGCCGACGCCGTGCTGCTCATCGTGGCCGCCCTGGACGACCGGGAGCTGGCCGACTTCCGGGCCCTGGGGGCCGAGCTGGGCCTCGACGTGCTGGTCGAGGCCCACGACGAGCGGGAGGTGGAGCGGGCCCTGGAGGCCGGCGCCGACCTGGTGGGCGTGAACCAGCGCGACCTGGCCACCTTCGAGGTCGACACCGCCCGGGCCGTGCGGGTGGCGCCGGAGATCCCCGACGGCGTGGTCCGGGTGGCCGAGTCGGGGGTGCGGGGCCCCGACGACGCCCGGGTCCTGGCCGCCGCCGGCTACCACGCCGTGCTGGTGGGGGAGTCGCTGGTCACCGACGGCGACCGGGCCGCAGCCGTCGCCGCCCTCCGGGCTGCCCGGGCCCCCGCTCCCGGCTGA
- a CDS encoding J domain-containing protein, translated as MAEPTPTPYEVLGVAPGADAAEIRRAYVALARRFHPDAHAGRSPAERAHAERRMRDVNAAWATLSDPARRRDHDARAARRPPPVRERPAGPGWRPLPDDDAWMDDFDGWRRETDLLPPDVPGPRRPVRLLPAGFLAAAAVTASVGLVLSSRHVIAAASSLALMSLALWIWLPLMELSRSRRHDPDR; from the coding sequence GTGGCTGAGCCGACCCCCACCCCGTACGAGGTCCTGGGCGTGGCCCCCGGCGCCGACGCGGCCGAGATCCGGCGGGCGTACGTGGCCCTGGCCCGCCGCTTCCACCCCGACGCCCACGCCGGCCGCAGCCCGGCCGAGCGGGCCCACGCCGAGCGGCGCATGCGCGACGTCAACGCGGCGTGGGCCACCCTGTCGGACCCGGCCCGCCGCCGGGACCACGATGCCCGGGCGGCCCGGCGCCCGCCCCCGGTGCGGGAGCGCCCGGCCGGGCCCGGGTGGCGCCCCCTCCCCGACGACGACGCCTGGATGGACGACTTCGACGGCTGGCGGCGGGAGACCGACCTGCTGCCCCCCGACGTGCCGGGGCCCCGGCGCCCGGTGCGGCTCCTGCCCGCCGGGTTCCTGGCCGCGGCGGCGGTGACGGCGTCGGTGGGCCTCGTCCTCTCGTCCCGCCACGTCATCGCCGCCGCCAGCTCGCTGGCCCTCATGTCGCTGGCCCTGTGGATCTGGCTCCCCCTGATGGAGCTGTCCCGCAGCCGTCGCCACGACCCCGACCGCTGA
- a CDS encoding alpha/beta hydrolase: MTAVAHGLPLKAHERVGPADLAVIEAGRPGAPPVLFLHGFPTHGVVWRKVLRDLGDEVHALAPDLLGLGDTVVSPYEDFGAPVQAELLLEWLAGRGLDRVVVVGHEQGGAVAQQVVATHPERVAGLVLVDTVAYDNWPIPLAAQVMRLARTPGLDVLAYALDLPRRVARNAHLGFGRAVYDRRALDPDVVEEYLRPVLTAEGRERARRFLLAGDARTTLECRPGLRAYPGPAAVVWGADDAFLSPSWGSRLVDDLPGADELTLVPFCGHLVPEERPDAVAAAVRAVLARGEPRG; the protein is encoded by the coding sequence GTGACCGCCGTCGCCCACGGCCTGCCGCTCAAGGCCCACGAGCGGGTGGGGCCGGCCGACCTGGCCGTCATCGAGGCCGGTCGCCCCGGGGCGCCGCCGGTGCTGTTCCTGCACGGCTTCCCCACCCACGGGGTGGTGTGGCGCAAGGTCCTGCGCGACCTGGGCGACGAGGTCCACGCCCTGGCCCCCGACCTGCTGGGCCTGGGCGACACCGTGGTCTCGCCGTACGAGGACTTCGGGGCCCCCGTGCAGGCCGAGCTGCTGCTCGAGTGGCTGGCCGGCCGGGGCCTGGACCGGGTGGTGGTGGTGGGCCACGAGCAGGGCGGGGCGGTGGCCCAGCAGGTGGTGGCCACCCATCCCGAGCGGGTGGCCGGCCTGGTCCTGGTGGACACGGTGGCCTACGACAACTGGCCCATCCCCCTGGCCGCCCAGGTCATGCGCCTGGCCCGCACCCCGGGCCTGGACGTGCTGGCCTACGCCCTCGACCTGCCCCGGCGGGTGGCCCGCAACGCCCACCTGGGCTTCGGCCGGGCCGTGTACGACCGCCGGGCCCTCGACCCCGACGTGGTGGAGGAGTACCTGCGCCCCGTGCTCACCGCCGAGGGGCGGGAGCGGGCCCGCCGCTTCCTGCTGGCCGGCGACGCCCGCACCACCCTGGAGTGCCGGCCCGGCCTGCGGGCCTACCCGGGCCCGGCCGCCGTGGTGTGGGGGGCCGACGACGCCTTCCTGTCGCCGTCGTGGGGCAGCCGCCTGGTCGACGACCTGCCCGGCGCCGACGAGCTGACCCTGGTGCCGTTCTGCGGGCACCTCGTCCCCGAGGAGCGGCCCGACGCGGTGGCCGCCGCGGTGCGGGCCGTGCTGGCCCGGGGGGAGCCCCGTGGCTGA
- a CDS encoding chorismate-binding protein: MAEAAALPLTPGPEEFAALARAHRVVPVAVHLVADTITPVAAFGRLCRGEPGFLLESVEHGERWGRWSFVGRRPAATVVSHHGRVELRPTADGRPGVAPPPGTTAVDAGGGVLAALEELLGAYRSPAVEGLPPLHGGLVGYLGYDVIREVEHLPAVPPDDQDLPEAILSLVGELAAFDHWRQRVTLVANVFVPDDADDAWLAAAYATAAARLAALAADGATAVDEPLVAPPSPDDPLPEVTPTVPPEAFAAAVEVAKEHILAGDVFQVVLSQRFDLDLDADPFDLYRVLRQVNPSPCMYLVRHDEVTLVGSSPEPLVQLRDGRVISRPIAGTRYRGRTEEEDRRLAAELVEHPKEVAEHVMLVDLARNDVGRVVRFGTCRVEEMMTLERYSHVMHLTSQVAGELAEGLTPIDVLRATLPAGTLTGAPKVRAMEIIDELEPTKRGPYGGVVGYVDLSGVIDTAITIRTMVCLPDGRASIQAGAGIVADSVPEHEELECRNKARALLAAVPAARRMTAASRAAAPT; this comes from the coding sequence ATGGCTGAGGCCGCCGCCCTGCCCCTCACCCCGGGGCCGGAGGAGTTCGCAGCCCTGGCCCGGGCCCACCGGGTGGTGCCGGTGGCCGTGCACCTGGTGGCCGACACCATCACCCCGGTGGCCGCCTTCGGCCGCCTGTGCCGGGGCGAGCCCGGCTTCCTGCTGGAGTCGGTGGAGCACGGCGAGCGGTGGGGCCGCTGGTCCTTCGTGGGCCGGCGCCCGGCCGCCACCGTCGTCTCGCACCACGGCCGGGTGGAGCTCCGGCCCACCGCGGACGGCCGCCCGGGGGTGGCGCCGCCCCCCGGCACCACCGCCGTCGACGCCGGCGGCGGGGTGCTGGCCGCCCTGGAGGAGCTGCTGGGCGCCTACCGGTCGCCGGCGGTCGAGGGCCTGCCCCCCCTCCACGGTGGGCTGGTCGGCTACCTGGGCTACGACGTCATCCGCGAGGTCGAGCACCTGCCCGCCGTGCCCCCCGACGACCAGGACCTGCCCGAGGCCATCCTGTCCCTGGTGGGGGAGCTGGCCGCCTTCGACCACTGGCGCCAGCGGGTCACCCTGGTGGCCAACGTGTTCGTGCCCGACGACGCCGACGACGCCTGGCTGGCCGCCGCCTACGCCACCGCGGCGGCGCGGCTGGCCGCCCTGGCCGCCGACGGGGCCACGGCGGTGGACGAGCCCCTGGTCGCCCCGCCGAGCCCCGACGACCCCCTGCCCGAGGTGACCCCCACCGTGCCGCCCGAGGCCTTCGCCGCCGCGGTGGAGGTGGCCAAGGAGCACATCCTGGCCGGCGACGTCTTCCAGGTCGTCCTGTCGCAGCGCTTCGACCTGGACCTGGACGCCGACCCCTTCGACCTCTACCGGGTCCTGCGCCAGGTCAACCCCAGCCCGTGCATGTACCTGGTCCGCCACGACGAGGTGACCCTGGTGGGGTCCTCGCCCGAGCCGCTGGTGCAGCTGCGCGACGGGCGGGTCATCTCCCGGCCCATCGCCGGCACTCGCTACCGGGGGCGCACCGAGGAGGAGGACCGCCGCCTGGCCGCCGAGCTGGTCGAGCACCCCAAGGAGGTGGCCGAGCACGTGATGCTGGTCGACCTGGCCCGCAACGACGTGGGCCGGGTGGTGCGCTTCGGAACCTGCCGGGTCGAGGAGATGATGACCCTGGAGCGCTACAGCCACGTCATGCACCTGACCTCGCAGGTGGCCGGGGAGCTGGCCGAGGGCCTCACCCCCATCGACGTGCTGCGGGCCACCCTGCCGGCCGGCACCCTGACCGGCGCCCCCAAGGTCCGGGCCATGGAGATCATCGACGAGCTCGAGCCCACCAAGCGCGGCCCCTACGGCGGGGTGGTGGGCTACGTGGACCTCAGCGGGGTCATCGACACGGCCATCACCATCCGGACCATGGTGTGCCTCCCGGACGGGCGGGCCTCCATCCAGGCCGGGGCCGGCATCGTGGCCGACTCGGTGCCCGAGCACGAGGAGCTGGAGTGCCGCAACAAGGCCCGGGCCCTGCTGGCCGCGGTGCCCGCGGCCCGGCGCATGACCGCGGCCAGCCGGGCGGCCGCCCCGACCTGA